A window of the Candidatus Jettenia caeni genome harbors these coding sequences:
- a CDS encoding putative methyltransferase, giving the protein MINQITRNLKTFLVFTIILYLCSSTYAGEERKRERPGHLFSPLKIPLLEDAERDTWQKPEKILHALEIEKGQVVADVGAGSGYLTVRLSERVGITGTVYAVDVQQEMLNYISKRLRGTGLKNVITILSDMDDPKLPAKALDIAILLSTYHEIAQPIDFIKKIKPALKPNGKLAVLEFTEESPIGPPLPFRLPEDIVIREIMQAGFILSEKLTFLLPYQYVLIFTSSHE; this is encoded by the coding sequence ATGATAAACCAAATTACCCGAAACCTAAAAACATTCTTAGTTTTTACCATAATCTTATACCTGTGTAGTAGTACGTATGCCGGAGAAGAGAGAAAGCGTGAGCGTCCTGGTCATCTTTTTAGCCCTTTAAAGATACCATTACTTGAAGACGCTGAGCGGGATACATGGCAAAAACCGGAAAAGATATTACATGCCCTGGAAATTGAAAAAGGACAGGTCGTTGCAGATGTTGGCGCTGGTTCAGGGTATCTTACGGTAAGATTATCTGAGCGTGTGGGAATAACAGGAACTGTTTATGCTGTTGACGTACAACAAGAGATGCTTAATTATATAAGCAAGCGATTACGGGGCACAGGACTAAAAAATGTAATTACCATACTGAGTGACATGGATGATCCTAAACTACCTGCTAAAGCTTTGGATATTGCTATTTTATTAAGCACTTATCATGAAATAGCACAACCTATTGATTTTATAAAAAAAATTAAGCCGGCCTTAAAACCTAATGGGAAATTGGCTGTTCTCGAATTTACTGAAGAAAGTCCCATTGGTCCTCCCTTGCCATTTCGTTTACCTGAAGATATTGTTATACGCGAAATAATGCAAGCTGGTTTTATATTGTCAGAAAAGCTTACATTTCTTCTGCCTTATCAATACGTTTTGATTTTTACTTCATCCCATGAATAA
- a CDS encoding two-component response regulator: MKSRVLVVDDEKLIRISLEDKLVKEGYKVTSLPNAIEGLKILQSTSFDAVITDLRLPKMDGIDFLREVKKAYPDIVVILMTAYGSIENAVIAMKEGAYDYVTKPFSLEELIIKLQKALRHKNMIAENTLLKQQVLSQYGYDNIIGKSEAMKQVFEIISTVSNRDTTILIQGESGTGKELIAGAVHYNSNRCDMPFVKLSCAALNREILESELFGHEKGSFTGAIKTRRGRFELADGGTIFLDDVDDIPLEMQVKLLRVLQEREFERVGGEETIPVDVRVICATKKELKKLVQKGQFREDLYYRLNVVTIHLSPLRERKDDIPLLVNYFMKKYAIRQRVDVQSISQEALNLLLLYNWPGNIRELENVIEHAVAFCSSRTIIPKNLPINVVEGNAPSGIFPIELSTIDSIDLQETLGEAEKKLLIWAYQKTQGNQVRMSEILRIPRTTLQNKLAKYNITKLCLSASEWAQ; this comes from the coding sequence ATGAAGAGTAGAGTGCTCGTAGTTGATGATGAAAAACTTATACGTATTTCCCTTGAAGATAAGTTGGTGAAAGAGGGATATAAGGTTACTTCTCTACCAAATGCTATTGAAGGTCTTAAAATATTGCAATCCACAAGCTTCGATGCAGTAATAACCGATTTACGCTTACCTAAGATGGATGGTATAGATTTCCTGAGAGAAGTAAAAAAAGCATATCCGGATATTGTTGTCATCCTTATGACTGCTTATGGTTCCATTGAAAATGCTGTTATAGCTATGAAAGAAGGGGCATACGATTATGTCACCAAGCCATTTTCCCTGGAAGAATTAATTATCAAACTCCAGAAGGCGCTTAGGCACAAAAATATGATTGCAGAAAATACCCTGTTGAAGCAACAAGTTCTTAGCCAGTATGGGTACGACAATATTATAGGAAAAAGCGAGGCTATGAAACAGGTGTTTGAGATTATCAGTACCGTATCTAATCGTGATACTACGATACTTATCCAGGGCGAAAGTGGTACCGGAAAAGAACTAATAGCCGGCGCAGTCCATTACAATAGTAATCGATGCGATATGCCTTTTGTAAAACTGAGTTGCGCTGCCTTAAATAGAGAAATTCTGGAGAGTGAACTCTTTGGACATGAGAAAGGCTCTTTTACAGGGGCAATAAAAACAAGGCGTGGACGTTTTGAATTAGCTGATGGAGGCACTATATTTCTCGATGATGTGGATGATATTCCCTTAGAAATGCAGGTCAAACTACTCAGGGTACTCCAGGAACGGGAGTTTGAGCGTGTTGGAGGAGAAGAGACTATCCCTGTCGACGTCCGTGTCATCTGTGCAACAAAAAAGGAACTGAAGAAATTGGTACAGAAAGGTCAGTTTCGAGAAGACCTGTATTACCGGCTTAATGTAGTTACTATTCATCTTTCGCCACTGAGGGAAAGAAAAGACGATATACCTCTCCTCGTAAATTATTTTATGAAAAAATATGCCATACGGCAACGTGTTGATGTTCAATCAATATCACAAGAGGCGCTCAATTTACTGTTATTATATAATTGGCCTGGGAATATCCGGGAATTAGAAAACGTTATTGAACATGCCGTGGCATTTTGTTCTTCTCGTACCATTATACCGAAAAATCTTCCCATAAATGTAGTGGAGGGAAATGCACCCTCTGGCATATTTCCTATCGAACTTTCCACGATTGATTCTATTGATTTACAAGAAACCCTCGGTGAGGCAGAAAAAAAACTTCTCATCTGGGCATACCAAAAGACACAGGGTAACCAGGTGCGTATGTCTGAGATATTGCGTATACCTCGCACAACACTTCAAAACAAGCTTGCAAAATACAATATAACAAAACTCTGCTTATCTGCCAGCGAATGGGCGCAATAA
- a CDS encoding two-component sensor kinase: MEYYSGKSAIEQRVVEQLTSIADLKKNELSSWLEERLTDTSIIARNKVLAAAATSLLQQRRRFESVEQLISSEAGRINYIRILDNLHILKQFYKHYNIISIIDGANGEVVISTYPNIIGKTLHSFDDYIDILQKKDVAVKDIYTSELTGQNYMTYFCPVCMTDTVTLESSDIIIGIILLDVNVKNSIEPLIRNWPGMGDTGETLLVRRSGEDIVYLNDLRHKQGAALKFTSAIHSTSDIPSVLSSDGKEGIKESMDYRNTKVLSAYRHIPILKWGLVAKQDITEAFAPVEKLKTRVIALMVICITVVVAIGISLTNRITKPILQLAEGAKAIAAGNLNHRISIISQNEVGLLAREFNQMAVKLKESYSNLEQKVEDRTAQLLRAERLAAVGELAADVAHEINNPLGGLQNFASMLGNEPENIFQTKKYSALMLEGLKRVEIIVKRLLTFSRPYTLCVSKNNINTIMKSSIEFIEHRIEPDHIFIQRELNESLPFSYVDADHISQVFINIMVNAIESMPNGGTLTIKTDICKKHTACVTVYIIDTGCGIQDEITNKIFEPFFTTKNKEGEKGLGMGLAVSKRIIEDHCGEIHVESKVDKGTTFILCLPCFKEE; the protein is encoded by the coding sequence ATGGAATATTACAGTGGCAAGAGTGCTATAGAACAAAGAGTCGTTGAACAGCTTACCTCTATTGCTGATTTAAAAAAGAATGAGTTGAGCAGTTGGCTAGAAGAGCGATTGACAGATACTTCGATAATTGCCCGCAATAAAGTGCTTGCTGCTGCGGCAACCAGTCTTTTACAACAAAGGCGAAGATTTGAAAGTGTTGAACAACTGATAAGTTCAGAGGCAGGCCGGATAAATTACATAAGAATTTTAGATAATCTTCATATCCTGAAACAATTTTACAAACATTATAATATTATTTCTATTATCGATGGTGCTAATGGAGAGGTTGTCATCTCAACATATCCCAATATCATTGGCAAAACTCTGCATTCATTCGACGACTATATTGATATCCTTCAAAAAAAAGATGTAGCAGTAAAGGATATTTACACCTCTGAGCTTACCGGACAAAATTATATGACGTATTTTTGCCCTGTATGTATGACGGATACTGTTACCCTTGAGAGCAGTGATATTATCATTGGTATCATATTGCTTGATGTTAACGTCAAAAATAGTATTGAACCACTGATTCGTAACTGGCCTGGAATGGGAGATACGGGAGAAACGCTCCTGGTAAGGAGGAGCGGGGAAGACATCGTTTATTTAAATGATCTTCGTCATAAGCAAGGAGCAGCCCTGAAATTCACGAGCGCTATCCATTCTACTTCAGATATCCCATCGGTATTAAGTTCTGATGGTAAAGAGGGGATAAAGGAATCTATGGATTATAGGAATACCAAAGTGCTTTCTGCCTATCGGCATATTCCCATTCTCAAATGGGGACTCGTGGCAAAACAGGATATAACAGAGGCATTTGCTCCGGTTGAAAAACTAAAGACCCGTGTTATTGCTCTGATGGTGATTTGTATTACAGTAGTTGTTGCTATTGGTATCTCACTTACCAACCGAATCACAAAGCCTATACTGCAATTAGCAGAAGGGGCAAAAGCTATTGCTGCCGGAAATCTTAATCATCGCATATCAATTATCTCCCAGAATGAAGTTGGTCTTCTTGCCCGGGAATTTAATCAAATGGCAGTGAAGTTAAAGGAATCATATTCAAATCTTGAGCAAAAGGTGGAAGACCGGACGGCGCAATTATTACGCGCAGAGCGCCTTGCGGCTGTAGGTGAGCTTGCGGCTGATGTAGCTCATGAGATCAATAATCCATTGGGAGGTTTACAAAATTTTGCCAGTATGCTGGGAAATGAGCCTGAAAATATCTTCCAGACAAAAAAATATTCCGCTCTCATGCTGGAAGGACTGAAACGAGTTGAGATAATAGTAAAGCGGCTTTTAACTTTTTCCAGGCCGTATACTCTTTGTGTATCCAAAAATAACATTAATACAATCATGAAGAGTTCTATTGAGTTTATAGAGCATAGAATTGAGCCTGATCATATCTTTATTCAGAGAGAATTGAATGAATCTCTTCCTTTTTCTTATGTAGACGCTGACCATATCTCTCAGGTATTTATTAATATCATGGTTAACGCTATTGAGAGTATGCCAAACGGAGGAACACTTACGATAAAGACCGATATTTGCAAAAAACATACAGCATGTGTTACGGTTTACATTATTGATACTGGATGTGGTATCCAGGATGAGATTACGAATAAGATATTCGAACCGTTTTTTACTACAAAGAATAAAGAGGGTGAAAAGGGGCTGGGCATGGGATTAGCTGTTTCAAAAAGAATTATAGAAGATCATTGTGGAGAAATCCATGTTGAAAGTAAGGTAGATAAAGGAACCACGTTTATACTATGCCTCCCTTGCTTTAAAGAAGAATAG
- a CDS encoding putative heme protein, whose product MFTKTVKIGLVAVLGITGVVTAGEIMAGTPQVIATIQTGPEWEPLPRGEPLTVPEVHYRVKHSPYKSELVRYGQFLFNDASWALQGEYACASCHYERGQTTGLIWDLGDEGWGSWKNVKYIRGGRYLPPFRHEGFTGHPDEIVGATSSLDRVCGRDPGFVFRSENFSPERLESLICYIRSLEFTGSPFRNADGSLTEAQKRGEKLFNDPKVGCVECHPGESSDPKALYSDAQTHDVGTGRVGVKGFRSTPGKVFNMKALEAGEDPYGEESDTPIIGLDLVKEFDTPTLRDIYASGTYFHDGSARTLMDTINNSVNEKDMHGRTSHLSQQELEDLVEFMKAL is encoded by the coding sequence ATGTTTACGAAAACAGTAAAGATCGGCTTAGTTGCAGTCCTTGGGATAACCGGGGTAGTAACAGCCGGTGAGATAATGGCGGGGACGCCACAGGTAATAGCAACGATACAGACAGGGCCTGAATGGGAGCCGCTTCCCAGAGGTGAGCCATTAACGGTGCCTGAGGTGCATTATCGGGTAAAGCACTCACCCTATAAGAGTGAATTGGTCAGGTACGGCCAGTTCCTGTTTAACGATGCCTCATGGGCGTTACAAGGAGAGTATGCATGTGCGAGTTGTCATTACGAAAGAGGTCAGACAACCGGACTCATCTGGGATTTAGGAGATGAAGGCTGGGGAAGCTGGAAGAATGTAAAGTATATCCGTGGCGGTAGATATTTACCACCCTTCAGACATGAGGGATTTACGGGGCATCCGGATGAGATCGTAGGGGCAACAAGCTCACTCGACAGGGTATGCGGCAGAGACCCTGGATTTGTGTTCAGGAGCGAGAACTTTTCACCGGAGAGATTAGAGTCATTGATCTGTTACATTCGGTCACTGGAGTTTACGGGAAGTCCGTTCAGGAATGCGGATGGTAGTTTGACCGAGGCGCAGAAGAGGGGTGAGAAGCTGTTTAATGATCCGAAGGTAGGATGTGTGGAATGTCATCCTGGTGAGTCAAGCGATCCGAAGGCGCTCTATAGTGATGCACAGACGCATGATGTAGGAACCGGCAGGGTAGGAGTAAAGGGGTTCAGGTCAACACCGGGTAAGGTATTTAACATGAAGGCATTGGAGGCTGGTGAGGATCCCTATGGAGAAGAGAGTGATACACCGATCATAGGGTTAGACCTGGTAAAGGAGTTTGATACGCCGACCTTGAGGGACATTTATGCATCAGGGACTTATTTCCATGATGGGAGTGCAAGGACGTTGATGGATACGATCAACAATAGCGTAAATGAGAAGGATATGCACGGCAGGACATCGCATCTGAGTCAACAGGAGTTGGAAGATTTAGTCGAATTCATGAAGGCTTTATAA
- a CDS encoding glycosyltransferase → MRVAIVHDWLTGMRGGEKVLEILCEIFPESEIFTLIHIYGSVSKTIESKKIHTSFLQRIPFSKSRYRSFLPLFPLAIENFDMRNYDIVLSSSHCVAKGIITSPSTIHICYCHTPIRYVWDYYHTYFSNDKKGLFSRLLIPAIAHYLRMWDVTSSNRVDYFVANSHNVAHRIKKYYKRPAKVIHPPVDCSFYTPPDVQTEGDYYLIVSAFAPYKRIDIAVDAFEELRLPLIIIGCGQEDNLIRNMAKKYVQCLGWQSDESLKKYYRNCKALVFPGEEDFGIVPLEAQACGRPVIAFARGGVLETVEGIYPYPEFPGDMIRKQSKALTGVFFKEQTTESLIEAVRFFEKHKSLFDPLSIRKHAESFDRLICKEKMKQYMERFLC, encoded by the coding sequence GTGCGTGTAGCAATAGTTCACGACTGGCTTACAGGGATGAGAGGTGGAGAGAAGGTTTTAGAGATCCTCTGTGAGATTTTTCCGGAATCGGAAATCTTTACCCTGATTCACATCTATGGTTCTGTTTCGAAAACTATAGAAAGCAAAAAGATACATACTTCCTTTCTTCAAAGAATACCTTTTTCTAAGAGCCGCTATCGCTCATTTCTTCCCTTATTCCCTCTGGCAATCGAAAATTTCGATATGAGAAATTATGATATCGTTTTGTCTAGCAGTCACTGTGTGGCTAAAGGGATCATAACCTCTCCATCCACAATTCATATATGTTACTGCCATACTCCAATACGCTATGTATGGGATTATTACCATACCTATTTTAGTAATGATAAGAAAGGATTATTCTCAAGGCTTTTGATACCTGCCATAGCTCATTATTTAAGGATGTGGGATGTTACCTCCAGTAACCGGGTGGATTACTTTGTAGCGAACTCCCATAATGTTGCCCATCGGATAAAAAAATACTATAAAAGGCCGGCGAAGGTTATTCATCCGCCTGTAGATTGTTCTTTTTATACGCCTCCAGATGTTCAAACAGAAGGAGATTACTACCTTATCGTATCGGCTTTTGCCCCATATAAGAGAATCGATATTGCTGTAGACGCATTTGAGGAACTTCGTTTACCTTTGATTATTATTGGATGCGGGCAAGAGGATAACCTGATCAGGAATATGGCAAAAAAATACGTACAATGTTTAGGATGGCAATCGGACGAATCATTGAAGAAATATTACAGAAATTGTAAGGCATTGGTTTTTCCCGGTGAAGAAGATTTTGGCATCGTTCCCTTGGAAGCACAAGCGTGTGGTAGGCCGGTAATTGCCTTTGCCAGAGGTGGAGTGCTCGAGACTGTGGAGGGAATATATCCTTATCCTGAATTTCCAGGAGATATGATACGAAAACAGTCCAAAGCGCTAACAGGGGTATTTTTTAAAGAACAAACGACGGAATCTTTGATAGAGGCTGTAAGATTTTTTGAAAAGCACAAATCTCTATTTGATCCTTTATCTATTAGGAAGCATGCTGAGAGTTTTGATCGTCTGATATGTAAAGAAAAAATGAAACAATATATGGAAAGATTCCTATGCTAA
- a CDS encoding undecaprenyl-phosphate glucose phosphotransferase: protein MLKKHSKFFESLLLLLDWLIISLSWVFSYYLRFYSGIVPVYKGIPPLKSYLTLLIFMIPLWGMVFKMFGLYRPRRISTKISEVIDISKSSTFATLIVISLTFLFRQYEFSRLTFFYFWLINTIFLSLTRIMFREFLRFLRKQGYNLRYALIISTEKLGQDLVNKLKKHPELGIRISGFLTRDMDSAGNKIQGIPVLGKYSDVRSLISKHKIDIVFVALPFSVHHQLKEVLDWIGDEMVSIMVLPDISDFVTLRGSVSEFEGMPLISLRDTPLYGWNIIVKRLLDIIFASLVLTFASPLMFIIAVMIKLTSEGPVLFKQERMGMDGKTFHILKFRTMLINAEQVTGPVWTKEDDPRRTRIGKLLRMTSLDELPQFFNVLKGDMSIVGPRPERPVFIESFKGTIPKYMLRHKMKAGITGWAQVSGLRGNTSLEKRIEYDLYYIENWSLNFDLKIIWLTLLNGFIDKHAY, encoded by the coding sequence ATGCTAAAAAAACATAGCAAATTTTTCGAATCATTATTACTGCTTTTGGACTGGCTCATCATTTCCCTTTCATGGGTGTTTTCCTATTATTTGCGCTTTTATTCCGGGATTGTACCGGTTTATAAAGGAATTCCACCCCTTAAAAGCTATCTCACTCTCCTTATTTTTATGATTCCTCTGTGGGGTATGGTTTTTAAGATGTTTGGCTTATATCGTCCGCGGAGAATTTCCACGAAAATTTCTGAGGTGATCGATATCAGTAAATCTTCTACTTTTGCTACATTGATCGTCATTTCACTGACATTTCTTTTTCGCCAATATGAATTTTCCCGGTTGACGTTTTTTTACTTTTGGCTTATTAATACGATATTCCTTAGTTTGACACGTATCATGTTTCGGGAATTCCTTCGTTTTTTACGGAAGCAAGGGTATAATTTACGATATGCTTTAATTATTAGTACGGAAAAGTTGGGTCAAGATCTTGTAAACAAATTAAAGAAACATCCCGAACTTGGGATTCGGATATCCGGATTTCTAACCCGTGATATGGATAGTGCTGGAAATAAAATACAAGGAATACCTGTTTTGGGAAAGTATTCAGATGTTCGCTCCTTAATAAGCAAGCATAAGATTGATATTGTTTTTGTCGCCTTACCTTTCTCTGTACATCATCAGTTAAAGGAAGTCTTGGATTGGATCGGTGATGAGATGGTTAGTATTATGGTCTTGCCTGATATCTCCGATTTCGTTACTTTACGTGGTAGCGTGAGTGAATTTGAGGGTATGCCGCTTATTAGCTTACGCGATACACCTCTTTACGGATGGAATATTATTGTAAAGAGGCTTTTAGATATTATTTTTGCTTCTCTTGTCTTAACGTTTGCAAGTCCTCTCATGTTTATTATTGCAGTAATGATCAAATTAACTTCCGAAGGTCCTGTCTTATTTAAGCAGGAGAGAATGGGGATGGATGGAAAGACATTCCATATACTTAAATTCAGAACGATGCTTATAAATGCGGAACAGGTAACGGGGCCTGTTTGGACAAAAGAAGATGATCCGAGGCGTACGAGAATAGGTAAACTCCTGAGAATGACCAGCCTGGATGAGCTGCCACAGTTTTTTAATGTGTTAAAAGGAGACATGAGTATTGTTGGTCCACGGCCTGAACGACCTGTTTTTATAGAAAGTTTTAAGGGTACTATTCCAAAATATATGTTAAGACACAAGATGAAGGCCGGAATTACCGGTTGGGCTCAGGTTAGTGGTTTACGTGGCAATACATCGTTGGAAAAACGAATAGAATACGATCTCTATTATATCGAAAATTGGTCGCTAAATTTTGATTTAAAGATAATCTGGCTTACCTTGTTGAATGGATTTATAGACAAGCATGCATATTAA
- a CDS encoding two-component sensor kinase → MVKGVNLFSGIGRKLLCWFLLLSILPIIMVAILTYRYARETIKSELLNEEAFLAEGIKNHILTILNAGEYSSQFFASDEFIRKHLEILNHAPDNKHVVKRFNDYMVYKTSLNKDFHETFVLNWAGIIVASSNKNSIGKIESGTDYFTYGKKGPYVKDVYTDENTGEYSIAFAAPILKKRNRKFLGVLVIRFNANKLNEITTGKRLDRKEDTGMFLRRGKTSEAYLVNKNHLLITNSRFKENAILSQPVTTVPVTAAHNFGKEIVGVYRNYMGKQVLGAARYLKKMQWVLLVETDESEAYFPISRFKYRAITVVGICIIGVVFISLFISRGIINPIILLVKGMKRIAEGDLNFRVETQVKDELGELTDSFNHMADDIQDAREKLLKLKADLEERKEYLENILKYANELIFTLNIQGNFTFINPKIKEWGYDEEELIGQPLISILFDKRQENVDQLIYHGFRKIFEVEILDKQKNIRNVLLSTSIVKNNEGQLISILGVANDVTELRRLEQKLVQSDRLASIGQLVAGIAHEINNPIGVIYLYSTESLKLFERVTNAFQHVSTLPISEDTRRLNGLVAYLDKKTSGTLEKDTLKKELMYIIDDLNKNCNELTETYNAISKTRSFLYEYLEGSVKESIRCKDLISGLLDFSRQKKPEMRLSNVNTLIDNVLNIVEKQYRKEKIEVIRILDPHIPDIMMDARQMEQVIINITNNAVFAMRESGGNIEHAGVHRKGMLTVGSCFHPEKESVEIFIKDTGVGINKHELKKIFDPFFTTRKDGKGTGLGLSISYGIVKMHDGSIEVDSEFGKGTMFKIFLPLKSKKEHDIRVVKL, encoded by the coding sequence ATGGTAAAAGGGGTAAATCTTTTTAGCGGTATTGGCAGAAAATTACTCTGCTGGTTTTTGCTATTATCTATTTTACCTATTATCATGGTTGCCATTCTTACCTATCGGTATGCGCGGGAAACCATTAAAAGCGAGCTCCTTAACGAAGAGGCATTCCTTGCAGAGGGAATCAAAAATCATATCCTAACGATACTCAATGCAGGTGAATACTCATCACAGTTTTTTGCATCCGATGAGTTTATCCGAAAGCATTTAGAGATATTAAATCATGCGCCAGATAACAAGCATGTCGTCAAAAGATTTAACGATTACATGGTATATAAAACAAGTCTCAATAAAGATTTTCACGAGACTTTTGTTTTAAACTGGGCAGGAATTATTGTAGCATCGAGCAATAAAAATAGTATCGGTAAAATCGAATCTGGCACAGATTATTTTACCTATGGTAAGAAAGGACCCTATGTAAAAGATGTCTACACGGACGAGAATACAGGAGAATATTCAATAGCCTTTGCAGCCCCAATTTTAAAAAAAAGAAACCGGAAGTTTCTTGGTGTACTCGTCATAAGATTTAATGCAAACAAATTAAATGAAATCACAACAGGGAAAAGGCTTGATAGGAAAGAAGACACGGGTATGTTCCTGAGAAGAGGCAAGACAAGTGAAGCATATCTTGTAAATAAAAACCATCTGTTGATTACCAATTCGAGATTCAAGGAAAATGCAATTTTATCCCAGCCGGTTACTACAGTTCCTGTAACTGCCGCACATAACTTTGGAAAAGAGATCGTGGGTGTATATAGAAATTATATGGGAAAACAGGTGCTTGGGGCTGCACGGTATTTAAAAAAAATGCAGTGGGTTTTATTGGTTGAAACAGACGAATCAGAGGCATATTTCCCAATCTCCAGATTCAAGTATCGGGCTATTACTGTTGTAGGCATATGCATTATTGGTGTAGTATTTATTTCATTGTTTATTTCGAGAGGAATTATCAATCCTATTATCCTTCTCGTTAAAGGGATGAAAAGAATAGCAGAAGGTGACTTAAATTTCCGGGTAGAAACACAAGTAAAAGATGAATTGGGGGAGCTTACAGACTCATTTAACCACATGGCCGATGATATTCAGGATGCCCGTGAAAAATTACTCAAGCTAAAGGCTGATCTTGAGGAAAGAAAGGAATATTTAGAAAATATCTTAAAATATGCAAATGAATTAATATTTACCTTAAACATTCAGGGAAATTTCACCTTTATCAACCCAAAGATTAAAGAATGGGGCTATGATGAAGAAGAGCTAATCGGCCAACCGCTGATTTCCATCCTCTTTGATAAACGGCAGGAAAATGTAGATCAGCTTATTTACCATGGTTTTAGGAAAATATTTGAGGTTGAGATATTAGACAAACAAAAGAACATTCGAAATGTATTACTCAGTACATCCATCGTAAAAAATAATGAAGGTCAATTAATCAGTATACTAGGGGTTGCCAATGATGTAACAGAATTAAGAAGGTTAGAGCAAAAGCTCGTACAATCTGACAGACTCGCTTCTATAGGTCAACTAGTAGCCGGAATTGCCCATGAGATCAATAATCCAATTGGAGTAATCTATCTTTACAGTACAGAAAGCCTGAAGCTTTTTGAAAGGGTTACGAATGCCTTTCAACACGTTAGCACTCTTCCCATTTCAGAAGATACAAGACGACTCAACGGACTTGTTGCTTACCTGGACAAAAAAACATCTGGTACGTTGGAAAAGGATACGTTAAAAAAAGAACTTATGTACATTATCGATGATTTAAATAAAAACTGCAACGAGTTAACTGAAACATATAATGCTATTAGCAAAACAAGATCTTTCCTGTATGAATACCTGGAGGGATCGGTAAAGGAATCTATACGATGCAAAGATTTAATCAGTGGCCTGCTGGACTTTTCAAGACAAAAGAAACCTGAAATGCGATTATCCAATGTAAATACCCTTATAGATAATGTCCTGAATATTGTAGAGAAACAGTATCGGAAAGAAAAGATCGAAGTAATCCGTATCTTAGATCCTCATATCCCCGATATTATGATGGATGCCCGTCAAATGGAGCAGGTTATCATTAACATCACGAATAATGCGGTCTTTGCCATGAGAGAATCCGGAGGAAATATTGAACATGCCGGAGTACATAGAAAGGGTATGCTGACGGTAGGGTCGTGTTTCCATCCGGAGAAGGAATCTGTGGAAATTTTTATAAAAGACACAGGGGTGGGTATTAATAAACACGAATTGAAGAAAATATTCGATCCCTTTTTTACCACGAGAAAAGACGGAAAAGGGACAGGACTGGGTTTAAGTATCAGTTATGGTATTGTAAAAATGCACGATGGCAGCATTGAGGTAGATAGCGAATTCGGAAAAGGAACGATGTTTAAAATATTTTTACCCCTGAAATCAAAAAAAGAACACGATATACGTGTCGTTAAGTTATAA